In a genomic window of Candidatus Competibacteraceae bacterium:
- the pdxA gene encoding 4-hydroxythreonine-4-phosphate dehydrogenase PdxA, translating into MFMSKPIIAISLGDPAGIGPEIVVRTVADDGVRQVARCLVYGDARVIEKAAREAKLDLKVRAIGKPSEAIYAPGSVEVIDLANADPAAFEPGKVQALCGKAAWEYIEAMVQAALRGEVEGVNTGPINKESIQAAHIPHIGHTEMLAALTGTHDPLTMFETLGLRIFFLSRHVSLRKSCDLVTKARLLDYIDRCQQAMDTLGLGGGDLAVAGLNPHSGEHGLFGDEEIKEVMPAIKEAQQRGFRVVGPIGADSVFHQAKLGRYSAVLSLYHDQGHIAAKTLDFERTISLTLGLPFLRASVDHGTAFDIAWRGKASAVSMVESMLVAARYAPAYRRSTAR; encoded by the coding sequence ATATTTATGAGCAAGCCCATCATCGCCATCAGTCTGGGCGATCCCGCCGGGATCGGCCCGGAAATCGTAGTGCGCACCGTCGCCGATGACGGCGTCCGTCAAGTCGCCCGCTGTCTGGTGTACGGCGATGCTCGGGTCATCGAAAAAGCGGCGCGGGAAGCCAAGCTGGATTTGAAGGTGCGCGCCATTGGCAAGCCTTCGGAAGCGATCTACGCGCCGGGTTCGGTCGAGGTGATCGATTTAGCGAACGCCGATCCCGCCGCCTTCGAGCCGGGCAAGGTGCAGGCGCTGTGCGGCAAAGCGGCTTGGGAATACATCGAAGCGATGGTGCAAGCCGCTTTACGTGGCGAGGTCGAGGGGGTCAACACCGGACCGATCAACAAGGAGTCGATTCAGGCCGCCCATATCCCGCACATCGGCCATACCGAGATGCTGGCGGCACTGACCGGCACACACGACCCGCTGACCATGTTCGAGACGCTGGGATTGCGAATCTTTTTCCTCAGCCGCCACGTCTCGCTGCGCAAATCCTGCGATTTGGTGACCAAAGCGCGGTTGTTGGACTACATCGACCGCTGCCAGCAGGCGATGGACACGCTTGGCCTGGGCGGTGGCGATCTGGCTGTGGCCGGACTGAACCCGCACAGCGGCGAACACGGTTTGTTCGGAGATGAAGAAATCAAAGAAGTGATGCCGGCCATCAAGGAAGCGCAACAACGCGGCTTTCGGGTGGTCGGCCCCATCGGCGCGGACTCGGTATTCCATCAGGCTAAGCTGGGACGCTACTCCGCCGTGCTGTCGCTGTATCACGATCAGGGTCACATCGCCGCCAAGACCTTGGATTTCGAGCGCACCATCTCGCTCACCCTCGGCTTGCCGTTCCTGCGCGCCAGCGTCGATCACGGCACCGCCTTCGACATCGCCTGGCGGGGCAAGGCCAGCGCGGTGAGCATGGTCGAATCGATGTTGGTGGCGGCCCGCTACGCGCCGGCCTATCGTCGGTCAACGGCGCGCTAA
- a CDS encoding DUF2147 domain-containing protein, translating into MNIPLFGRYLGSLCGLILLAAAHAAEPDSPAGKWKTIDDKSGKPKSIVQIAENNGVLTGQIVELLEGTSEKTCSKCEGDLKDQPLVGMKILWDLKKERDEWKDGKIFNPADGGTYTSKARLLDGGKTLEVTGSWLFIKRSQKWLRVN; encoded by the coding sequence ATGAACATCCCCCTTTTTGGACGCTATCTCGGCAGTCTGTGCGGGTTGATCCTCCTGGCTGCCGCCCACGCGGCGGAGCCTGACTCACCCGCCGGAAAATGGAAGACGATCGACGACAAGTCTGGCAAACCCAAAAGCATCGTGCAGATCGCCGAAAATAACGGCGTGCTAACCGGCCAGATCGTCGAGCTTTTGGAGGGAACCTCGGAAAAAACCTGTAGCAAATGCGAGGGCGACCTAAAAGACCAGCCTTTGGTCGGCATGAAAATTTTATGGGATTTGAAGAAGGAAAGGGATGAGTGGAAGGATGGCAAGATTTTCAATCCGGCCGATGGCGGTACCTATACCTCCAAGGCCAGGCTGTTGGATGGCGGCAAGACATTGGAGGTAACTGGCTCTTGGCTGTTCATCAAGCGCAGTCAAAAATGGCTGCGAGTCAATTGA
- a CDS encoding CDP-archaeol synthase, which translates to MIPIELKLLLLILIANGTPIMAASICGAWGARPLDGGRVLADGYRWLGDSKTWRGVLLAPLATGVAALFLLLPADIGIAVGAGAMLGDLLSSFIKRRLGLESSSMALGLDQIPEVLLPLLMVAGGLELSWSAIAWMVIGFVALELALSPVFFRLGIRNRPY; encoded by the coding sequence ATGATTCCTATCGAGCTAAAGTTGTTGTTGCTCATCCTGATCGCCAACGGCACGCCGATCATGGCGGCGTCGATTTGCGGTGCTTGGGGCGCTCGCCCGCTGGATGGAGGCCGGGTATTGGCCGACGGATATCGCTGGCTGGGCGATTCAAAGACGTGGCGCGGTGTGCTGCTGGCGCCGCTGGCCACCGGCGTGGCGGCCCTCTTTCTGTTGTTGCCGGCCGATATCGGAATAGCCGTCGGTGCCGGAGCCATGCTGGGCGATCTACTGTCGAGCTTTATCAAGCGTCGATTGGGGCTGGAGTCTAGCAGCATGGCCTTGGGGCTGGACCAAATCCCCGAGGTTTTGTTGCCGCTGTTGATGGTGGCGGGCGGCCTGGAACTAAGCTGGAGCGCCATCGCTTGGATGGTGATCGGCTTCGTCGCGCTTGAACTCGCCCTGTCACCCGTGTTTTTTCGGCTCGGTATCCGCAACCGGCCTTACTGA
- a CDS encoding metallophosphoesterase family protein gives MAHPRSPSGVVVDRQTVDLKRLEKRIGRVHLQQRLGIEADHATQIFGRGRTFFHIENWYSIHAFIRFTLRGLGLYRRGLRNAATIQLNHNDVVIPQLPEAFDGFTLLHLSDLHLDMDECYPAALIERVRQAQYDACVLTGDFRAKTYGDFDAAIAALAKVRSHLGGPVYAILGNHDSIRMVPEIEALGITVLLNEAVVLERGGARLHLAGIDDPHYYQVDNFDKAAAAIPPEETSILLAHSPEAYRLAAHTGFDLMLSGHTHGGQICLPGGIALMTNADCPRRFCRGAWRYHTMQGYTSTGSGSSVVGVRFNCPPEITLHHLRRQPVQ, from the coding sequence ATGGCCCACCCGCGCTCGCCGTCCGGGGTCGTTGTGGACCGACAAACCGTAGATTTGAAGCGTTTGGAAAAGCGAATCGGACGGGTTCACCTCCAGCAGCGGCTAGGCATCGAAGCCGATCACGCCACCCAAATCTTCGGGCGGGGCCGAACCTTTTTTCACATCGAAAACTGGTATTCGATTCACGCCTTCATCCGCTTCACTCTGCGCGGGCTTGGGTTATATCGCCGGGGCCTGCGCAATGCCGCCACGATCCAGCTCAATCACAATGACGTGGTCATTCCTCAGTTGCCCGAGGCGTTCGACGGCTTCACCTTACTGCACTTGAGCGACCTGCATCTGGACATGGACGAGTGCTATCCCGCCGCCCTGATCGAACGGGTGCGTCAGGCCCAGTACGACGCCTGCGTGCTGACGGGCGATTTCCGAGCCAAGACCTACGGCGATTTTGATGCCGCCATCGCGGCGCTGGCCAAGGTCCGCTCTCATCTGGGCGGTCCGGTTTACGCCATCCTCGGCAACCATGATTCCATCCGCATGGTGCCGGAAATCGAGGCTCTCGGAATTACCGTGTTGCTCAACGAAGCCGTGGTTCTGGAACGCGGGGGCGCGCGACTGCATCTGGCGGGCATCGATGACCCACATTACTACCAAGTCGATAACTTCGATAAAGCCGCCGCCGCCATTCCGCCGGAAGAAACCTCCATCCTGCTCGCGCATTCGCCGGAAGCGTACCGGCTGGCGGCGCATACCGGCTTTGACCTGATGTTGAGCGGCCACACCCACGGCGGTCAGATCTGTCTGCCCGGTGGAATTGCGCTGATGACGAACGCCGACTGCCCGCGCCGCTTCTGTCGGGGCGCTTGGCGCTACCACACCATGCAGGGCTATACGTCGACCGGCTCCGGCTCCTCGGTGGTCGGCGTGCGCTTCAACTGTCCCCCGGAGATCACCTTGCACCACCTACGCCGCCAACCCGTTCAGTAA
- a CDS encoding iron-containing alcohol dehydrogenase: protein MIQPFSIARLPRIEFGAGSIAKLPGLIASHGKRALLVVGQRSFLESPSWPPLAAGLEKAGIAWEQARVGDEPSPQLVDDAVRQFHQSAMQVIVGIGGGSVLDAAKAIAGLLPVGDSVMDYLEGVGPEKPYHGPAMPFIAVPTTAGTGSEATKNAVLSARGPNGFKKSFRHDLLVPEYALLDPDLLATCPKPQIAANAMDALTQLLESYVSIKANPFTDALAESGLKAVREGLFAWYDGGEHAAAGRSRLAYAALLSGVCLAQNGLGSVHGLASPLGAFFPIPHGVVCGTLVGAATRVNLTALREREPDHPSWRKYARAGDLLHGRHYPTPEESHAALLALLDDWTARLDLPRLNAYGIQESDFARIVAGSRGGSMKTNPLALDDGEITEVLRQRL from the coding sequence ATGATTCAGCCGTTCTCCATCGCCCGCCTGCCGCGCATCGAATTCGGTGCCGGCTCCATCGCCAAACTTCCCGGTCTGATCGCTTCCCATGGCAAGCGCGCGTTGCTGGTCGTCGGTCAGCGCTCGTTCTTGGAATCGCCCAGTTGGCCACCGCTGGCGGCTGGCTTGGAAAAAGCTGGCATCGCCTGGGAGCAGGCGCGTGTGGGCGATGAACCTTCGCCGCAATTGGTGGACGACGCCGTCCGTCAATTCCACCAATCCGCCATGCAAGTGATCGTCGGCATCGGCGGCGGCAGCGTGCTGGACGCCGCCAAGGCGATTGCCGGCCTGTTGCCGGTCGGCGATTCGGTGATGGATTATCTGGAAGGGGTCGGACCGGAAAAACCCTATCACGGCCCCGCCATGCCGTTCATCGCGGTACCAACCACCGCCGGCACCGGCAGCGAGGCGACCAAAAACGCCGTGCTCAGCGCGCGCGGCCCCAACGGCTTCAAGAAATCCTTCCGCCATGATTTGTTGGTGCCGGAATATGCCCTGCTCGATCCCGATCTGCTGGCGACATGCCCCAAGCCGCAGATCGCCGCCAACGCGATGGACGCGCTGACCCAACTACTGGAATCTTACGTTTCCATCAAGGCCAATCCGTTCACCGACGCGCTGGCCGAAAGCGGTTTGAAAGCGGTGCGCGAAGGGCTGTTCGCTTGGTACGACGGCGGCGAACACGCCGCCGCCGGACGCTCGCGCCTAGCCTACGCCGCCCTGCTTTCCGGCGTTTGTCTGGCGCAAAACGGTTTGGGGTCGGTGCACGGTCTCGCCTCGCCGCTGGGCGCGTTTTTCCCGATCCCGCACGGCGTGGTGTGCGGCACCTTGGTCGGAGCCGCCACCCGCGTCAATTTAACCGCCCTACGGGAACGAGAGCCCGACCATCCGTCCTGGCGCAAATACGCCCGCGCCGGCGACCTCTTGCACGGCCGCCACTACCCCACGCCCGAGGAATCGCACGCCGCGCTGCTGGCCTTGTTGGATGACTGGACCGCCCGCTTGGATTTGCCTCGCTTGAACGCTTACGGCATCCAGGAAAGCGACTTCGCGCGCATCGTCGCCGGCTCGCGCGGCGGCAGCATGAAAACCAATCCGCTAGCGCTCGACGATGGCGAAATTACGGAGGTGCTGCGCCAGAGGCTCTAA
- a CDS encoding CoA ester lyase yields the protein MRSPRDFFKAKVVGAPEPLREIPVRPSRMIHFFDPSNEKMAVKVPDIAKNVDIMLGNLEDAVPIDRKEAAREGLVKIGKSVNFGDTQLWTRVNSLDSPWFLDDLIRLVGEIGNKLDVIMLPKVQGPWDIYFADQLLAQLEAKYNVKKPLMLHAILETALGVANVDAIANASPRMQGMSLGPADLAASRRMKTTRVGGGHPDYLVRTDPDPKNPDAPRPTAQQDLWHYTIGKMVDACTSVGALAFYGPFGDIADLVACEDQFRNAYLMGCVGTWTLHPNQIAIAKRVFSPKPEEVAWAKRVVEAMPDGSGAVMIDGKMQDDATWKQCKVVLNLAQLIAGRDAEYKALYGF from the coding sequence CTGCGCAGTCCCCGCGACTTTTTCAAAGCCAAGGTCGTCGGCGCTCCCGAACCGCTCCGTGAAATTCCGGTGCGGCCCTCGCGGATGATCCACTTTTTCGATCCCAGCAACGAGAAGATGGCGGTTAAGGTGCCGGATATCGCCAAGAACGTCGACATCATGCTGGGCAACCTGGAAGACGCGGTGCCCATCGACCGCAAGGAAGCCGCCCGCGAAGGCTTGGTCAAAATCGGCAAGAGCGTGAATTTCGGCGACACGCAATTGTGGACGCGGGTCAACAGCCTCGACAGCCCGTGGTTTCTTGACGATCTGATCCGTCTGGTCGGCGAAATCGGTAACAAGTTGGATGTGATCATGCTGCCCAAGGTGCAAGGGCCGTGGGATATCTACTTCGCCGATCAACTGCTGGCCCAGTTGGAAGCCAAGTACAACGTCAAAAAGCCGCTGATGCTGCACGCGATTCTGGAAACCGCGCTCGGCGTGGCCAACGTGGACGCCATCGCCAACGCCAGCCCCCGGATGCAAGGCATGAGCCTCGGTCCGGCCGATCTCGCGGCATCGCGGCGGATGAAAACCACCCGCGTCGGCGGCGGCCATCCCGATTATCTGGTGCGCACCGATCCCGACCCCAAGAATCCCGATGCCCCCCGCCCCACCGCCCAGCAAGACCTGTGGCATTACACCATCGGCAAAATGGTGGACGCTTGCACCAGCGTCGGCGCGCTGGCGTTTTACGGGCCGTTCGGCGACATCGCCGATCTGGTCGCCTGCGAAGACCAATTCCGCAACGCCTATCTGATGGGTTGCGTCGGCACTTGGACGCTGCACCCCAATCAAATCGCCATCGCCAAGCGGGTGTTCAGCCCGAAACCGGAGGAAGTGGCCTGGGCCAAGCGCGTGGTCGAGGCCATGCCCGACGGCAGCGGCGCGGTGATGATCGACGGCAAGATGCAGGACGACGCCACTTGGAAACAGTGTAAGGTGGTGCTCAATCTCGCCCAACTGATCGCCGGCCGCGACGCCGAATATAAGGCGCTGTACGGCTTCTAA
- the meaB gene encoding methylmalonyl Co-A mutase-associated GTPase MeaB has translation MTKKHHKPDWVPENAGKEFTTSVMAGVDGGHDGIPGQASVPVARPHTPRRRRLTVDEYVAGVLAGDRNVLGQAITLVESNSQAHFNMGQEVLRQLIPHTGKSIRIGITGVPGAGKSTFIEALGMQLCDQGHKVAVLAVDPSSTVTRGSILGDKTRMELLSRDLRAFIRPSPSSGTLGGVTRKSRETILVCEAAGFDVILVETVGVGQSETTVRSMVDFFLLVMIAGAGDELQGIKKGIMELADALLVNKADGDNKIRANAARADYNRALHYLAPATEGWYTKAYTCSSLNGEGIDAIWKVIGDFRQLVTESGVFEKRRQRQTLDWVYSMVEEHLRASFFNHAGVGGIRAEVEEGVLKGQLPPTVAAQKLIRKFEGH, from the coding sequence ATGACCAAAAAACACCACAAACCCGACTGGGTTCCCGAAAACGCCGGCAAGGAATTTACCACCTCGGTCATGGCGGGCGTCGATGGCGGACACGACGGCATTCCCGGCCAAGCCAGCGTGCCGGTGGCGCGCCCGCATACCCCGCGCCGCCGCCGTTTGACGGTGGATGAATATGTGGCCGGTGTGCTGGCGGGCGACCGCAACGTGCTCGGCCAAGCCATTACCCTGGTGGAGAGCAACTCCCAGGCGCATTTCAACATGGGCCAGGAAGTGCTGCGCCAACTGATTCCGCACACCGGCAAATCGATCCGCATCGGCATCACCGGCGTGCCGGGCGCGGGCAAGAGTACTTTCATTGAGGCGTTGGGAATGCAGCTCTGCGACCAAGGCCACAAAGTCGCGGTGTTGGCGGTCGATCCCAGCAGCACGGTCACGCGCGGCAGCATTTTGGGCGATAAGACCCGGATGGAACTGCTCTCGCGCGACTTGCGCGCCTTCATCCGCCCTTCCCCTTCCAGCGGCACCTTGGGCGGCGTCACCCGTAAAAGCCGGGAAACCATTCTAGTGTGCGAGGCGGCCGGTTTCGACGTGATTTTGGTGGAAACGGTCGGCGTCGGTCAGAGCGAAACCACGGTCCGGTCGATGGTCGATTTCTTCCTGCTGGTCATGATCGCGGGCGCGGGCGACGAATTGCAGGGCATCAAGAAAGGCATCATGGAATTGGCCGACGCGCTGCTGGTCAACAAGGCCGACGGCGACAACAAAATCCGCGCCAACGCCGCTCGCGCCGACTACAACCGCGCCTTGCACTACCTCGCTCCCGCCACCGAGGGCTGGTACACCAAGGCGTATACCTGTTCTTCCCTCAACGGCGAGGGCATCGACGCCATCTGGAAGGTGATTGGCGATTTTCGCCAACTCGTCACTGAGAGCGGCGTGTTCGAGAAGCGCCGGCAACGGCAAACTCTGGATTGGGTATACTCGATGGTCGAGGAACATTTGCGCGCCAGCTTCTTCAACCATGCCGGCGTCGGCGGCATCCGCGCTGAAGTTGAGGAGGGGGTTCTTAAAGGCCAATTGCCCCCAACCGTCGCCGCGCAAAAACTGATCCGCAAGTTCGAAGGGCATTAA
- a CDS encoding DUF4062 domain-containing protein has product MDKRYQIFVSSTHVGLRKERRQVIQTLMELNCIPAGVEFSPLQDEEQWNFTKRIISDCDYYLLLIGGPPEAVSEESVGCAEQEFDYAVASGLKVIALAHENPDEALTEQPAIDPVLGEKLKAFRAKISNGRSVKFWKESDDLPGLIALRVLKTVKTYPAIGWTRSNRTSNEDILNELIHLRKQNDAYQAELTHLKSELQFSTIDLADFDDTFTIHGTTRVRVGSDKTPYDRAWGMIVSWARIFALIAPYLEERPQNSKVKQWLADELADSLDAGGHARAINDQEFKTIAIQLQAYGLIEITPLDTAGGGTELVWSLTPKGRKTMFELRTVKKIHV; this is encoded by the coding sequence ATGGATAAACGATATCAGATTTTCGTCAGCTCAACCCATGTCGGCCTGAGAAAAGAGCGGCGACAAGTCATCCAAACCCTTATGGAACTGAATTGCATTCCGGCTGGGGTAGAGTTTTCCCCGCTTCAAGATGAAGAACAATGGAATTTTACCAAAAGAATAATCAGTGACTGCGACTATTATTTATTGCTAATAGGGGGCCCGCCTGAAGCAGTCAGTGAAGAAAGCGTAGGCTGCGCGGAACAGGAATTTGATTACGCGGTCGCCAGCGGGTTAAAAGTGATTGCCCTCGCTCATGAAAATCCTGATGAAGCACTCACCGAACAACCAGCTATCGATCCGGTACTTGGAGAAAAATTAAAAGCATTTCGAGCGAAGATCAGCAACGGCCGTTCCGTGAAATTCTGGAAAGAGTCCGATGATCTTCCGGGCCTGATTGCCTTGCGTGTTTTAAAAACTGTAAAAACCTACCCTGCAATCGGCTGGACGAGATCCAATCGCACGAGTAACGAAGATATCCTCAATGAATTGATCCACCTTAGAAAACAAAATGATGCTTACCAAGCCGAACTCACTCACCTAAAGTCAGAACTCCAGTTTTCGACTATTGATCTCGCCGACTTCGATGATACATTCACCATCCACGGCACGACGCGGGTTCGCGTGGGCAGTGATAAAACACCTTATGATCGCGCTTGGGGGATGATCGTCAGCTGGGCGCGAATATTTGCACTGATCGCCCCATACCTTGAAGAGCGTCCACAGAATTCAAAAGTAAAACAGTGGCTTGCCGACGAATTGGCCGACTCCCTGGATGCTGGTGGCCATGCCAGAGCAATCAACGATCAGGAATTCAAAACGATAGCCATACAGTTGCAGGCCTATGGTTTAATCGAAATAACTCCCTTGGACACCGCTGGCGGTGGAACAGAGTTAGTGTGGTCCCTGACTCCCAAAGGGAGGAAAACCATGTTTGAGTTACGAACGGTGAAAAAAATTCATGTATGA
- the scpA gene encoding methylmalonyl-CoA mutase produces the protein MSQSPDFTTMAYGVNFAKPSFADWKASVEKASGKTLEQLVSATMEQIDVKPLYTRDDITDLKHLGYVAGVPPFLRGPYPAMYVTQPWTVRQYAGFSTAEESNAFYRRNLAAGQKGLSIAFDLATHRGYDSDHQRVVGDVGKAGVAIDSLLDMEILFGGIPLDQMSVSMTMNGAVLPVLAFYIVAAEEQGVSHEKLTGTIQNDILKEYMVRNTYIYPPDPSIRIIGDIFSYTSKEMPKFNSISISGYHMQEAGATADLELGYTLADGLEYVRTGIKAGMDVDTFAPRLSFFWAIGMNYFMEVAKMRAGRLLWAKIIKQFNPKMDKSMALRTHSQTSGWSLTEQDPFNNVARTCIEALAAALGHTQSLHTNALDEAIALPTDFSARIARNTQLYLQDETSVCKVLDPWGGSYYVEALTNELIKRAWGHIQEVESLGGMAKAIETGLPKMRIEEAAARRQAQIDSGKETIVGVNKYRLAKEDKLDILSIDNTAVREAQVQRLHKLRANRDEAKVKACLSAITEAANAGSGNLLEKAVEAARARASLGEISDAMEKVFGRHKAVIRAISGVYSSEFGEAEEIAKVRQMADEFEKNEGRRPRILVAKLGQDGHDRGAKVIATAFADLGFDVDIGALFQTPEEVARQAVENDVHVVGMSSLAAGHKTLLPQLIAELKKLGREDIMVVIGGVIPAQDYEYLKANGAAAIFGPGTVIPVAAQKVLVELNERLAA, from the coding sequence ATGAGTCAATCGCCTGATTTCACCACCATGGCCTATGGCGTGAACTTCGCCAAGCCCAGCTTTGCCGACTGGAAAGCCTCGGTCGAAAAAGCCTCCGGCAAGACCCTGGAGCAACTGGTTTCGGCCACCATGGAGCAGATTGATGTCAAGCCGCTTTACACCCGCGATGACATCACAGACCTGAAACATCTCGGCTACGTCGCCGGGGTGCCGCCGTTCCTGCGCGGGCCTTATCCCGCCATGTACGTCACCCAGCCGTGGACGGTGCGCCAGTACGCCGGTTTCTCCACGGCCGAGGAATCCAACGCCTTCTACCGCCGCAATCTGGCCGCCGGGCAGAAAGGCTTGTCGATTGCCTTTGACCTGGCGACCCATCGCGGCTATGACTCGGATCATCAGCGCGTGGTCGGCGATGTCGGCAAAGCCGGCGTGGCCATCGACTCGCTGCTGGACATGGAAATCCTGTTCGGCGGCATTCCGCTCGATCAGATGTCGGTGTCGATGACCATGAACGGCGCGGTGCTGCCGGTACTGGCGTTCTACATCGTCGCCGCCGAAGAACAGGGCGTCTCGCACGAGAAGCTGACCGGCACCATTCAGAACGACATTCTGAAAGAGTACATGGTGCGCAACACCTACATCTATCCGCCCGATCCGTCGATTCGGATCATCGGGGACATCTTCTCCTACACCTCGAAAGAGATGCCGAAGTTCAACAGCATCTCGATTTCCGGCTACCACATGCAGGAAGCGGGGGCGACCGCCGATCTGGAACTGGGCTACACCCTGGCCGACGGGCTGGAGTACGTCCGCACCGGCATCAAGGCGGGGATGGATGTCGATACTTTCGCGCCTCGGCTGTCGTTCTTCTGGGCCATCGGCATGAACTACTTCATGGAAGTGGCCAAGATGCGCGCCGGGCGCTTGCTGTGGGCCAAGATCATCAAGCAGTTCAACCCGAAGATGGACAAGTCGATGGCGCTGCGCACCCACAGCCAGACGTCCGGTTGGAGCCTGACCGAGCAAGACCCGTTCAACAACGTCGCCCGCACCTGCATCGAGGCGCTGGCGGCGGCGCTGGGCCACACCCAGTCGCTGCACACCAACGCCCTGGACGAAGCCATCGCGTTGCCGACCGACTTTTCGGCGCGCATCGCCCGCAATACCCAGCTCTACCTGCAAGATGAAACCTCGGTCTGCAAGGTGCTCGATCCGTGGGGCGGCTCCTACTACGTCGAGGCGCTGACCAACGAACTGATCAAGCGGGCTTGGGGCCACATTCAGGAAGTGGAAAGCTTGGGCGGCATGGCCAAGGCCATCGAAACCGGCCTGCCCAAGATGCGCATCGAGGAAGCGGCGGCGCGGCGGCAAGCGCAGATCGACTCCGGCAAGGAAACCATCGTCGGCGTGAACAAGTACCGGCTGGCCAAGGAAGACAAGCTGGATATTTTGAGCATCGACAACACCGCCGTGCGCGAAGCCCAGGTGCAACGCCTGCACAAGCTGCGCGCCAACCGCGACGAGGCCAAGGTGAAGGCGTGCCTGAGCGCCATCACCGAAGCGGCCAACGCCGGTTCCGGCAATTTGCTGGAAAAAGCGGTGGAAGCGGCTCGCGCCCGCGCCTCGTTGGGCGAAATCTCGGATGCGATGGAAAAGGTGTTCGGCCGGCATAAGGCCGTCATTCGCGCCATTTCCGGCGTCTACAGCAGCGAATTCGGCGAGGCCGAGGAAATCGCCAAAGTCCGGCAGATGGCCGATGAGTTCGAGAAGAACGAAGGCCGCCGCCCGCGCATCCTGGTGGCCAAGCTCGGCCAGGACGGCCACGACCGGGGCGCGAAGGTGATCGCCACCGCGTTTGCCGATCTCGGCTTCGATGTGGACATCGGCGCGCTGTTCCAGACCCCGGAAGAAGTCGCCCGCCAAGCGGTGGAAAACGACGTGCATGTGGTCGGCATGAGTTCGCTGGCCGCCGGTCACAAGACCTTGTTGCCGCAACTGATTGCGGAACTGAAGAAGCTGGGCCGCGAGGACATCATGGTGGTCATCGGCGGTGTGATCCCCGCCCAGGACTACGAGTACCTCAAGGCCAACGGCGCCGCCGCCATCTTCGGCCCCGGCACGGTGATCCCGGTCGCCGCGCAGAAGGTGCTGGTGGAGTTGAACGAACGGTTGGCGGCATGA